In Burkholderia gladioli, a genomic segment contains:
- the gluQRS gene encoding tRNA glutamyl-Q(34) synthetase GluQRS, which produces MTPRYRGRFAPSPTGPLHFGSLVGALASWLDARAHAGDWLVRIEDVDGPRTVPGAAREILATLAAFGLNPDEPPIWQSRRDAEYTAALDALTAAGYVYPCGCTRKEIADSLRAAHERHTTLAYPGTCRDGLHGKPARAWRLRVPDGAAAVIGFDDRWQGRQSQDLATEVGDFVLRRADGQWAYQLAVVVDDRDAGITHVVRGVDLLDSTARQIHLQHCLGAPTPAYLHVPVVVDANGEKLSKQTGASALDASAPLVSLNAAADHLGLGLAPSARASRDVFFSAATAAWAARFGPGAR; this is translated from the coding sequence TTGACACCACGCTATCGCGGCCGTTTCGCGCCCTCGCCCACCGGCCCGCTGCATTTCGGCTCGCTGGTCGGCGCGCTCGCCAGCTGGCTCGACGCGCGCGCCCACGCGGGCGACTGGCTGGTGCGCATCGAGGACGTCGACGGCCCGCGCACGGTGCCCGGCGCCGCGCGGGAAATCCTCGCCACGCTCGCCGCCTTCGGCCTGAACCCCGACGAACCGCCCATCTGGCAGAGCCGGCGCGACGCCGAATACACGGCCGCGCTCGACGCGTTGACGGCGGCGGGCTATGTCTACCCTTGCGGCTGCACGCGCAAGGAGATCGCCGACTCGCTGCGCGCCGCGCACGAGCGCCACACCACGCTGGCCTATCCCGGCACCTGCCGCGACGGCCTGCATGGCAAGCCGGCCCGCGCCTGGCGGCTGCGGGTGCCCGACGGCGCGGCGGCCGTGATCGGCTTCGACGATCGCTGGCAGGGCCGGCAGTCGCAGGATCTCGCCACCGAGGTCGGCGATTTCGTGCTCAGGCGTGCCGACGGCCAATGGGCCTACCAGCTCGCCGTGGTGGTCGACGATCGCGATGCCGGCATCACCCACGTGGTACGCGGCGTCGACCTGCTCGATTCGACGGCACGGCAGATCCATCTCCAGCACTGCCTCGGCGCGCCGACGCCGGCCTATCTGCATGTGCCCGTGGTGGTCGACGCGAACGGCGAGAAGCTCAGCAAGCAGACCGGCGCCAGCGCGCTCGACGCCTCGGCGCCGCTGGTCTCGCTGAACGCCGCGGCAGACCACCTGGGGCTCGGGCTGGCGCCATCCGCGCGTGCCTCGCGCGATGTCTTCTTTTCGGCCGCCACCGCCGCCTGGGCCGCTCGTTTCGGTCCCGGCGCGCGCTGA
- a CDS encoding sulfurtransferase, whose amino-acid sequence MSIVNLAAYRFVTIESPEAWRPLVTERCQSLGLRGTILLAPEGINLFIAGPREATDAFVAYLREDALFAGKFADLQFKESLSDSQPFRRMLVRIKREIITMKKPAIQPELGRAPSVDARTLKAWLDRGHDDEGRPVVMLDTRNAFEVDVGTFDQALDYRIDKFSEFPAVIDANRADLEGKTVVSFCTGGIRCEKAAIHMKDIGIDHVYQLEGGILKYFEEVGGAHYHGDCFVFDYRTALNPKLEPTADVTCFACRAVVSAEDQQSPHYVPGRSCPACATAQPVTAKPAARPAA is encoded by the coding sequence ATGTCCATCGTCAACCTCGCCGCCTACCGCTTCGTCACGATCGAGTCGCCCGAAGCCTGGCGACCGCTCGTCACCGAGCGCTGCCAGTCGCTCGGGCTGCGCGGCACGATCCTGCTCGCCCCCGAAGGCATCAACCTGTTCATTGCCGGCCCGCGCGAGGCCACCGACGCGTTCGTCGCCTATCTGCGCGAGGATGCGCTGTTCGCCGGCAAGTTCGCCGACCTGCAGTTCAAGGAAAGCCTGTCCGATTCGCAGCCGTTCCGGCGCATGCTGGTGCGCATCAAGCGCGAGATCATCACCATGAAGAAGCCGGCGATCCAGCCGGAACTGGGCCGCGCGCCCTCGGTGGACGCCCGCACGTTGAAGGCCTGGCTCGACCGGGGCCATGACGACGAAGGCCGTCCGGTGGTGATGCTCGATACCCGCAATGCCTTCGAGGTCGACGTCGGCACCTTCGACCAGGCGCTCGACTACCGCATCGACAAGTTCAGCGAATTCCCGGCCGTGATCGACGCGAACCGCGCCGATCTCGAAGGCAAGACCGTGGTGTCGTTCTGCACCGGCGGGATCCGCTGCGAGAAGGCCGCGATCCACATGAAGGACATCGGCATCGACCACGTCTACCAGCTCGAGGGCGGCATCCTGAAGTATTTCGAGGAAGTCGGCGGCGCGCATTACCACGGCGACTGCTTCGTGTTCGACTACCGCACCGCGCTCAACCCGAAACTGGAGCCGACCGCCGACGTGACCTGCTTCGCCTGCCGCGCCGTGGTGTCGGCCGAGGACCAGCAATCGCCGCACTACGTGCCGGGCCGCTCCTGCCCGGCCTGCGCGACGGCCCAGCCGGTCACGGCCAAGCCGGCCGCCCGCCCGGCGGCCTGA
- a CDS encoding META domain-containing protein yields the protein MHKPSAAARTRPSFVRSLRAPLAAISLAALAACAIPTHPDSSAPPSDPFNPAAIQLIDDTSWQLAGWRNADGTQRELPPQDQGANGQPAVPTLTLSTADGVRRASGFSGCNRFGGTYAVKNGLLSFGPLAGTRMACPNSAGGKLEAPYLDALAHVTKAGLQMQAPQQLYLVTQDGATLTFSRRDTP from the coding sequence ATGCATAAACCTTCCGCGGCCGCGCGCACGCGCCCCAGCTTCGTCCGTTCGCTGCGCGCGCCGCTGGCCGCGATCTCGCTGGCCGCGCTGGCCGCCTGCGCGATCCCGACCCACCCCGATTCCTCCGCCCCGCCCTCCGATCCGTTCAACCCCGCCGCGATCCAGTTGATCGACGACACCAGCTGGCAGTTGGCGGGCTGGCGCAATGCCGACGGCACGCAGCGCGAGCTGCCGCCGCAGGATCAGGGCGCGAACGGCCAGCCGGCCGTGCCGACGCTGACGCTGTCGACCGCCGACGGCGTGCGCCGCGCCTCGGGCTTCTCGGGCTGCAACCGCTTCGGCGGCACCTATGCCGTGAAGAACGGGCTGCTCAGCTTCGGGCCGCTGGCCGGCACGCGCATGGCCTGCCCGAACAGCGCCGGCGGCAAGCTGGAGGCGCCGTATCTCGACGCGCTCGCGCACGTCACCAAGGCCGGCCTGCAGATGCAGGCGCCGCAACAGCTCTATCTGGTCACGCAGGATGGCGCGACGCTGACATTCTCCCGTCGCGACACCCCGTGA
- a CDS encoding DEAD/DEAH box helicase yields the protein MSDSAATSVDATFDQFGLAPDILKAIAEQGYTTPTPIQAKAIPVVLSGRDVMGAAQTGTGKTASFSLPIIQRLLPQANSSASPARHPVRALILTPTRELADQVAANVHAYAKHTALRSAVVFGGVDMNPQMAELRRGVEILIATPGRLLDHVQQKTANLGQVQMLVLDEADRMLDMGFLPDLQRILNLLPKQRQTLLFSATFSPEIKKLASTYLSNPQTIEVARSNATATNVTQVVYEIAEGDKQAAVVKLIRDRSLKQVIVFCNSKIGASRLARQLERDGVVATAIHGDRSQNERMQALDAFKRGEVEALVATDVAARGLDIAELPAVINFDLPFNAEDYVHRIGRTGRAGASGDALSLCSPNERKQLADIEKLIKRDLPLQPLAVDAPVRARQERGERSERSRDRDESRGPRRSHGHGGERTHHHHSRREAPVDEFFLKPYEPSPSAREPEEATKQPASSEKKSKQPLAALLGGFGMPRRTSS from the coding sequence ATGTCCGATTCAGCAGCCACGTCCGTCGACGCAACTTTCGATCAGTTCGGCCTCGCGCCCGACATTCTGAAGGCCATTGCGGAGCAGGGCTATACGACGCCGACGCCGATCCAGGCCAAGGCGATTCCGGTCGTGCTGTCCGGGCGCGACGTGATGGGCGCCGCGCAGACGGGCACCGGCAAGACCGCCAGCTTCTCGCTGCCGATCATCCAGCGCCTGTTGCCGCAGGCCAACAGCAGCGCCTCGCCGGCGCGCCACCCGGTGCGCGCATTGATCCTCACGCCGACGCGCGAGCTGGCCGACCAGGTGGCCGCCAACGTGCATGCCTACGCGAAGCACACGGCGCTGCGCAGCGCGGTGGTGTTCGGCGGCGTCGACATGAACCCGCAGATGGCCGAGCTGCGCCGCGGCGTCGAGATCCTGATCGCCACGCCGGGTCGCCTGCTCGACCACGTGCAGCAGAAGACGGCCAACCTCGGCCAGGTGCAGATGCTGGTGCTCGACGAGGCCGACCGGATGCTCGACATGGGCTTCCTGCCCGACCTGCAGCGGATCCTGAACCTGCTGCCCAAGCAGCGCCAGACCCTGCTGTTCTCGGCCACCTTCTCGCCCGAGATCAAGAAGCTGGCCTCGACCTACCTGAGCAACCCGCAGACCATCGAGGTGGCGCGCAGCAATGCGACGGCCACCAATGTCACGCAGGTGGTCTACGAGATCGCCGAGGGCGACAAGCAGGCCGCGGTGGTCAAGCTGATCCGCGATCGCTCGCTCAAGCAGGTGATCGTGTTCTGCAACAGCAAGATCGGTGCGAGCCGCCTGGCGCGCCAGCTCGAGCGCGACGGCGTGGTCGCCACGGCGATCCACGGCGACCGCTCCCAGAACGAACGGATGCAGGCCCTGGATGCCTTCAAGCGCGGCGAGGTCGAGGCGCTGGTCGCCACCGACGTGGCCGCACGCGGCCTGGACATCGCCGAGCTGCCGGCCGTGATCAACTTCGACCTGCCCTTCAACGCCGAGGATTACGTGCACCGCATCGGCCGGACCGGCCGCGCGGGCGCCTCGGGCGACGCGCTGTCGCTGTGCAGCCCGAACGAGCGCAAGCAACTGGCCGATATCGAGAAGCTGATCAAGCGCGACCTGCCGCTGCAGCCGCTCGCGGTCGACGCCCCGGTGCGCGCGCGCCAGGAACGTGGCGAACGCAGCGAGCGCAGCCGCGATCGCGACGAATCGCGCGGCCCGCGCCGTTCGCACGGGCACGGCGGCGAGCGCACGCATCACCATCATTCGCGTCGCGAGGCGCCGGTCGACGAGTTCTTCCTGAAGCCCTACGAGCCGTCGCCGAGCGCGCGCGAGCCCGAGGAGGCGACCAAGCAGCCGGCATCGAGCGAGAAAAAGTCGAAGCAGCCGCTGGCCGCGCTGCTGGGCGGCTTCGGCATGCCGCGCCGCACGTCGTCCTGA
- the purT gene encoding formate-dependent phosphoribosylglycinamide formyltransferase gives MQIGQRLGTPLSPSATRVMLLGAGELGKEVIIALQRLGVEVIAVDRYANAPGHQVAHRAHVIDMTDAAALRALVEAEQPHLIVPEIEAIATDALAAIESERLAEVIPTARATQLTMNREGIRRLAAEELGLPTSPYAFAQSIEEFRAAVASIGFPCVVKPVMSSSGKGQSVLRGEADVEPAWQHAMAGGRVNHGRVIVEGFIDFDYEITQLTVRAIDPASKETRTYFCDPVGHLQVAGDYVESWQPQPMSAIARERSREIAHQVTTALGGRGLFGVELFVRGDEVWFSEVSPRPHDTGLVTLASQRQSEFELHARAILGLPVDPALTSPAASAVIYGGLDEAGIAFEGVAEALAVPGVDLRLFGKPESFTKRRMGVAVAIGADVDEARERAKRAAAAVRPVSAR, from the coding sequence ATGCAGATCGGTCAGCGGCTCGGTACGCCGCTCTCGCCCTCCGCCACGCGCGTCATGCTGCTGGGCGCCGGCGAACTCGGCAAGGAAGTCATCATCGCGTTGCAGCGCCTCGGCGTCGAAGTGATCGCCGTCGATCGCTACGCGAACGCGCCTGGCCACCAGGTCGCGCATCGCGCGCACGTGATCGACATGACCGACGCGGCCGCGCTGCGCGCGCTGGTCGAGGCCGAGCAGCCGCACCTGATCGTGCCCGAGATCGAGGCGATCGCCACCGACGCGCTGGCCGCGATCGAGTCCGAGCGCCTCGCCGAGGTGATCCCGACCGCGCGCGCCACCCAGCTGACCATGAACCGCGAGGGCATCCGCCGCCTGGCGGCCGAGGAGCTCGGCCTGCCGACCTCGCCCTACGCGTTCGCGCAATCCATCGAGGAATTCCGCGCCGCGGTGGCCTCGATCGGTTTCCCCTGCGTGGTCAAGCCGGTGATGTCGTCCTCGGGCAAGGGGCAGTCGGTGCTGCGCGGCGAGGCCGATGTCGAGCCGGCCTGGCAGCATGCGATGGCAGGCGGGCGCGTGAACCACGGCCGCGTGATCGTCGAGGGTTTCATCGATTTCGACTACGAGATCACCCAGCTCACGGTGCGCGCGATCGACCCGGCCAGCAAGGAAACCCGGACCTATTTCTGCGACCCGGTCGGCCACCTGCAGGTCGCCGGCGACTACGTGGAATCCTGGCAGCCGCAGCCGATGAGCGCGATTGCCCGGGAACGTTCGCGCGAGATTGCACACCAAGTGACGACGGCCCTGGGCGGCCGCGGCCTGTTCGGCGTCGAGCTGTTCGTGCGCGGCGACGAGGTCTGGTTCTCCGAGGTCAGCCCGCGTCCGCACGACACGGGGCTGGTGACGCTGGCCTCGCAGCGGCAGTCGGAGTTCGAGCTGCATGCGCGTGCCATACTCGGCCTGCCGGTCGATCCGGCCCTCACGTCGCCGGCCGCCTCGGCGGTGATCTACGGCGGCCTGGACGAGGCCGGCATCGCCTTCGAGGGCGTGGCCGAGGCGCTGGCCGTGCCGGGCGTCGACCTGCGCCTGTTCGGCAAGCCCGAGAGCTTCACCAAGCGTCGCATGGGCGTGGCGGTGGCGATCGGCGCCGATGTCGACGAGGCGCGCGAGCGCGCCAAGCGGGCCGCCGCGGCGGTCCGGCCTGTGTCCGCGCGCTGA
- the dnaE gene encoding DNA polymerase III subunit alpha: MSDPRFVHLRVHSEFSIADGIVRLDDLVKAAAADGQGALALTDLGNAFGLVRFYQEARGKGVKPIAGCDVWITNHDDRDKPSRLLLLVRDKAGYLNLCELLSKAWLTNQYRGRAEVDAQWLESELGQGLLALSGAQQGDIGIALAAGNAEAARRHAQRWARVFPGGFYIELQRYGQPGGEAYVQEAAKLAAELQLPVVATHPLQFMGDEDFTAHEARVCISEGDILANPRRQKRFTVEQRFRTQAEMAELFADIPSAVQNTVEIAKRCNLKLELGKPKLPLFPTPDGMSLDDYLVQLSQEGLEKRLVQLFPDEAERDAQRATYYQRLEFECNTIKKMGFPGYFLIVADFINWAKNNGVPVGPGRGSGAGSLVAYSLGITDLDPLRYNLLFERFLNPERVSMPDFDIDFCQHGRDRVIQYVKEKYGADAVSQIATFGTMAAKAAVRDIGRVLDLGYMFTDGVAKLIPFKPGKHVTIADAMKEEPLLQERYDNEDEVHQLLDLAQRVEGLTRNVGMHAGGVLIAPGKLTDFCPLYAQGDDGGVVSQYDKDDVEAVGLVKFDFLGLTTLTILDWAERFIRRLDPAKADWSLAQVPLDDPASFQILKKANTVAVFQLESRGMQGMLKDAQPDRFEDIIALVSLYRPGPMDLIPSFCARKHGREKVEYPDPRVEPVLKETYGIMVYQEQVMQMAQIIGGYSLGGADLLRRAMGKKKPEEMVKHREIFAEGAAKNGLTREKSDEIFDLMEKFAGYGFNKSHAAAYALLAYYTAWLKAHHPAEFMAANMTLAMDDTDKVKILFDDCELNGLKVLPPDINQSEYRFEPVAEADGKRSKTIRYGLGAVKGSGQNAIEEILRARKEGGVFKDLFDFCERIDRRLVNRRTVEALIRAGAFDVLTPNRAQLIASVPLAMEAADQAEANAMQAGLFDMGAESPHAHALVDEPAWDEKRRLQEEKGALGFYLSGHLFDAYREEVRRFARMKLGELKEGRDKLVAGVIASLRTQMTQRGKMIIALLDDGTGQCEITVFNEQFDANRGLFKEDELLIVQGQARNDAFTGGIRFTADAVMDLERARSRYAQAVRMTMNGNADAAALRRVLEPHVAKAEPAPAVAAPAPAPSRGGREGRDGGRRAPMPMPNGLAVQILYNNARAQGEMRLGDAWRVKPSDTLLAELRAIFGDGTVEIAY; encoded by the coding sequence ATGTCAGATCCCCGTTTCGTCCATCTTCGCGTTCACTCCGAATTCTCGATTGCCGACGGCATCGTGCGCCTCGACGACTTGGTCAAGGCGGCGGCCGCCGACGGTCAGGGCGCGCTCGCCCTCACCGATCTCGGCAATGCATTCGGTCTCGTCCGTTTCTACCAGGAAGCCCGCGGCAAGGGTGTCAAGCCGATCGCCGGCTGCGATGTCTGGATCACCAACCACGACGATCGCGACAAGCCCTCGCGCCTCTTGCTGCTGGTGCGCGACAAGGCCGGCTACCTGAACCTCTGCGAGCTGCTCTCGAAGGCCTGGCTCACCAACCAGTATCGCGGCCGCGCCGAGGTCGACGCGCAATGGCTCGAATCCGAGCTCGGCCAGGGCCTGCTGGCGCTGTCGGGCGCGCAGCAGGGCGACATCGGCATCGCGCTGGCGGCCGGCAACGCCGAGGCCGCGCGCCGCCATGCGCAGCGCTGGGCCCGCGTGTTCCCGGGCGGCTTCTACATCGAGCTGCAGCGCTACGGCCAGCCCGGCGGCGAGGCCTATGTGCAGGAAGCCGCCAAGCTCGCGGCCGAGCTGCAGCTGCCGGTGGTCGCCACGCATCCGCTGCAGTTCATGGGCGACGAGGATTTCACGGCGCACGAGGCGCGTGTCTGCATCTCGGAAGGCGACATCCTCGCCAACCCACGCCGCCAGAAGCGCTTCACCGTCGAACAACGCTTCCGCACCCAGGCCGAGATGGCCGAGCTGTTCGCCGATATCCCCTCGGCGGTGCAGAACACGGTCGAGATCGCCAAGCGCTGCAACCTCAAGCTCGAGCTCGGCAAGCCCAAGCTGCCGCTGTTCCCGACGCCGGACGGCATGTCGCTCGACGACTACCTGGTCCAGCTCTCGCAGGAAGGGCTCGAGAAGCGCCTGGTGCAACTGTTCCCCGACGAGGCCGAGCGGGACGCGCAGCGCGCGACCTACTACCAGCGCCTCGAATTCGAATGCAACACGATCAAGAAGATGGGCTTCCCCGGCTACTTCCTGATCGTGGCGGACTTCATCAACTGGGCCAAGAACAACGGCGTGCCGGTCGGCCCGGGCCGCGGCTCGGGCGCGGGCTCGCTGGTGGCCTATTCGCTGGGCATCACCGATCTCGATCCGCTGCGCTACAACCTGCTGTTCGAGCGCTTCCTGAATCCGGAGCGGGTCTCGATGCCCGACTTCGACATCGACTTCTGCCAGCACGGCCGCGATCGCGTGATTCAGTACGTGAAGGAGAAGTACGGCGCCGACGCGGTCTCGCAGATCGCCACCTTCGGCACCATGGCCGCCAAGGCGGCCGTGCGCGACATCGGGCGGGTGCTCGACCTCGGCTACATGTTCACCGACGGCGTGGCCAAGCTGATCCCGTTCAAGCCGGGCAAGCACGTCACCATCGCCGACGCGATGAAGGAAGAGCCGCTGCTGCAGGAGCGCTACGACAACGAGGACGAGGTCCATCAGCTGCTCGATCTCGCGCAGCGCGTCGAGGGCCTCACGCGTAACGTCGGCATGCACGCCGGCGGCGTGCTGATCGCGCCGGGCAAGCTGACCGATTTCTGCCCCTTGTACGCCCAAGGCGACGACGGCGGCGTGGTCAGCCAGTACGACAAGGACGACGTCGAGGCGGTCGGGCTGGTGAAGTTCGACTTTCTGGGCCTGACCACCCTGACCATCCTCGACTGGGCCGAGCGCTTCATCCGCCGGCTCGATCCGGCCAAGGCCGACTGGTCGCTGGCCCAGGTCCCGCTCGACGATCCCGCCTCGTTCCAGATCCTCAAGAAAGCGAACACGGTCGCCGTGTTCCAGCTGGAAAGCCGCGGCATGCAGGGCATGCTGAAGGACGCCCAGCCCGATCGCTTTGAGGACATCATCGCGCTCGTGTCCTTGTACCGGCCGGGCCCGATGGACTTGATCCCGAGCTTCTGCGCCCGCAAGCACGGCCGCGAGAAGGTGGAGTACCCGGATCCGCGCGTCGAGCCGGTCCTGAAAGAGACCTACGGCATCATGGTCTATCAGGAGCAGGTGATGCAGATGGCGCAGATCATCGGCGGCTACTCGCTGGGCGGCGCCGACTTGCTGCGTCGCGCGATGGGCAAGAAGAAGCCCGAGGAGATGGTCAAGCACCGCGAGATCTTCGCCGAGGGCGCCGCGAAGAACGGCCTCACGCGCGAGAAGTCGGACGAGATCTTCGACTTGATGGAGAAGTTCGCGGGTTACGGCTTCAACAAGTCGCACGCGGCCGCCTACGCGCTGCTCGCCTACTACACCGCCTGGCTGAAGGCGCATCACCCCGCCGAATTCATGGCGGCCAACATGACGCTCGCGATGGACGACACCGACAAGGTGAAGATCCTGTTCGACGACTGCGAGCTCAATGGCCTGAAGGTGCTGCCGCCCGATATCAATCAGTCCGAATACCGCTTCGAGCCGGTCGCGGAAGCCGACGGCAAGCGCTCGAAGACGATCCGCTACGGCCTGGGCGCCGTCAAGGGCAGCGGCCAGAACGCGATCGAGGAGATCCTGCGGGCGCGCAAGGAAGGCGGCGTGTTCAAGGACCTGTTCGATTTCTGCGAACGGATCGACCGCCGCCTCGTCAACCGCCGCACCGTGGAGGCGCTGATCCGCGCCGGCGCCTTCGACGTGCTGACGCCGAACCGCGCGCAGCTGATCGCCTCGGTGCCGCTCGCCATGGAAGCGGCCGACCAGGCCGAGGCCAACGCGATGCAGGCCGGCCTGTTCGACATGGGCGCCGAGTCGCCGCACGCGCATGCGCTGGTGGACGAACCGGCCTGGGACGAGAAGCGTCGCCTGCAGGAGGAAAAGGGCGCGCTCGGTTTCTACCTGTCGGGGCACCTGTTCGACGCCTATCGCGAGGAAGTCCGCCGTTTCGCGCGGATGAAGCTCGGCGAGCTGAAGGAAGGGCGCGACAAGCTGGTGGCCGGCGTGATCGCCTCGCTGCGCACCCAGATGACGCAACGCGGCAAGATGATCATCGCGCTGCTAGACGACGGCACCGGCCAGTGCGAGATCACGGTGTTCAACGAGCAGTTCGACGCGAACCGCGGCCTGTTCAAGGAAGACGAACTGCTGATCGTGCAGGGCCAGGCGCGCAACGACGCGTTCACGGGCGGGATCCGCTTCACGGCCGATGCGGTGATGGATCTCGAGCGCGCGCGCAGCCGCTACGCGCAGGCCGTGCGCATGACCATGAACGGCAATGCCGACGCGGCCGCGCTGCGTCGCGTGCTGGAGCCGCATGTGGCCAAGGCCGAACCCGCGCCGGCCGTCGCGGCACCGGCGCCGGCGCCGTCCCGCGGCGGGCGCGAGGGACGCGATGGCGGCCGCCGCGCGCCGATGCCGATGCCGAACGGGCTGGCCGTGCAGATCCTCTACAACAACGCGCGCGCGCAGGGCGAGATGCGGCTGGGCGACGCCTGGCGCGTCAAGCCGAGCGATACGCTGCTGGCCGAGTTGCGCGCCATCTTCGGCGACGGCACGGTGGAAATCGCCTACTGA
- a CDS encoding DUF6726 family protein: MKWVLIATLCLAVSGCGLAAAPCRVASAGLKIVPVVGHVAAAPTDACADVIDP, encoded by the coding sequence ATGAAATGGGTACTTATCGCGACGCTGTGCCTGGCGGTGTCGGGCTGCGGCCTGGCCGCGGCGCCGTGCCGGGTCGCGTCGGCCGGCCTCAAGATCGTGCCGGTGGTCGGCCATGTGGCGGCCGCGCCGACCGATGCCTGTGCCGACGTGATCGATCCCTGA
- a CDS encoding MliC family protein yields MKRIIFAAGLLVGFAGISAAQAAQLTVEEIDTDARSFTRYQCANQARPVRVAYWLARNGQSFALVPVNGRPMLFVDTLSASGARYQAGRYTWWTKGPAATLSDEIAGSSAPPLLADCQEIQGRRKRP; encoded by the coding sequence ATGAAGCGCATCATTTTCGCCGCGGGCCTGCTGGTCGGCTTCGCGGGCATATCGGCGGCCCAGGCCGCGCAACTGACCGTCGAGGAAATCGATACCGACGCGCGCAGCTTCACCCGTTATCAGTGCGCGAACCAGGCGCGGCCGGTGCGGGTCGCCTACTGGCTGGCCCGCAACGGCCAGAGTTTCGCGCTGGTGCCGGTGAACGGCCGGCCGATGCTGTTCGTCGACACGCTGTCGGCCTCGGGCGCGCGCTACCAGGCTGGCCGCTACACCTGGTGGACCAAGGGGCCGGCCGCCACGCTGAGCGACGAGATCGCCGGCAGCTCGGCGCCGCCGCTGCTGGCGGACTGCCAGGAGATCCAGGGCCGCCGCAAGCGTCCCTGA